From Methanobrevibacter sp., one genomic window encodes:
- a CDS encoding DUF6508 domain-containing protein: MRKIDEKTGYEIPSKRRTEFQKDELLDIIDFFVQYRAIFDENSAKSLNCSPQKAAHDFTMLLYHYGIMDLNYFENLDEIRAKYEKRHIRDLSDEKLDFNEIMTIFTFIHRAERHAGGWYRDCIKNGTYLNLLKRLEEIKNKLNEGDNHGSMSELRKLG; this comes from the coding sequence ATGAGAAAAATTGATGAAAAAACAGGATATGAGATTCCATCCAAAAGAAGAACCGAATTTCAAAAAGATGAACTTTTGGATATCATTGATTTTTTTGTGCAATACAGGGCAATTTTTGATGAAAATTCAGCCAAATCACTAAACTGCAGTCCTCAAAAAGCTGCCCATGACTTTACGATGCTTTTATACCACTACGGAATAATGGATTTGAACTATTTTGAAAACCTTGATGAAATCAGAGCAAAATATGAAAAAAGACATATAAGAGATTTGTCCGATGAAAAACTTGATTTTAATGAGATAATGACCATTTTTACATTCATTCACAGGGCAGAACGCCATGCGGGAGGATGGTACAGGGACTGCATAAAAAACGGCACATACCTGAATCTGCTTAAAAGACTAGAAGAGATTAAAAACAAATTAAATGAAGGTGATAATCATGGGAGTATGTCCGAACTGCGGAAGCTGGGTTGA